ccACTAATGCAAATGCTATAAATtcgtaaaatatataaaattagcaCCGCATCTTGCTGCGATTTCATTAAAGCTTATTACACGATTTAGAAGACTAATTCTGTACTAATACGTGGAATGCAACCAGTGACAGTTGAAGTATATTAAATACTGCGTGAGAATATAAGCAACTCTTTCTAGAACGTATTAATtcttcttaattaattattataactgtgtatttatgtatttgtgtatataaatactCTTAGCCAACCCTCTCCAAAGAACACTTACATTCACcacattttttctctttaagaTACCAAGCTCAACATGGAAAATCTTCTCCTTCCCATTTTTGCTTTACTCACTGTAAGCTTCAacatccaaatatatatatatatatatatatatatatatatatatatatatatatatatatatatatatatatatatatatatatatatatgcttattACTTTTACTTCCTGCATATTATATCAGTATCTGTACTGTTATGTCtttttctctctatatatatttatttaaggaaaatatttttttaataattgtttttaacaatttttttacaatcttATAATATAACTTGTAATTGgtattttgaaatttacaaactaataaaataataaggatGTTATTTCTAAATACATCTTCTCTTGCAGTTTGCAGTGGTGGTAACCCACGGTGGTTTGCCTCCTGAACTTTACTGGAAGTCGGTGCTTCCTAATACACGAATTCCAAAAGCTGTCACTGATAGTCTTGATCATGGTTAGTTCGTATTCTTCTCAGTAGCAATGTTACGTATACATTTTGAAACACTATTACTGTTTAATATGTACTACTATCTTTTTCAttgtcttttataaatattaataaagataaagagattaataacctttttttatatttctctatCCATGTTATCTCtattaatataaactattttattaataattttaccttttaaatttgataaactTTCTATACTAgtatttttatatctattttaaaatcgGTATAGAAAATCTTTTTTAACAGGTATGAAAACCTTGTTTACACTGTTTATGCCAGAATTAATAATGactaatgatatatttatactCAATCTTTTACTCTACACCTATtactcaaaatcaataaaatatatttttttaaaaatatagaataatttaaaaagagttaaataaaaaatataaaagaatagctttctattaagtatttaataaaaaactagGAATATCGGACTGAAAAAGTGAGAAATTACTAATTTTTGCGTAGAAAAAGGTTGGTTACGGAAAGAAATCATACTTACTTAACCAGCACTCTTGAATCGATAACATAAAgtttttagaaagaaagtaATATGAGTGCACAAGAATAAGAATAAGTGGATTATTATAAGTTGTAGAAACTGGTTTGGCTTGTGATAAACTAAGAACATTGCATTTACGATTTTGCAGATTGGGTGAACTATGGAAGTGGAGGAGTGAACTATGGAAAGGGTGGAGAGAACTATAGAAAGGAAGGGGAGTACTATGGAAAGGGGGAGGAGGACTATGGAAAGGGAGGAGAGGACTATGGAAAGGGTGGGGAGGACTATGGAAAGGAAGGGGATGACTATGGAAAGGGTGGGGAGGACTATGGAAAGGGAGGAGATGACTATGGAAAGGAAGGGGATGACTATGGAAAGGGCGGGGAAGACTATGGAAAGGGTGGGGAAGACTATGGAAAGGGAGGAGAGGACTATGGAAAGGGTGGGGAGGACTATGGAAAGCGAGGGGAGGACTATGGAAAANNNNNNNNNNNNNNNNNNNNNNNNNNNNNNNNNNNNNNNNNNNNNNNNNNNNNNNNNNNNNNNNNNNNNNNNNNNNNNNNNNNNNNNNNNNNNNNNNNNNNNNNNNNNNNNNNNNNNNNNNNNNNNNNNNNNNNNNNNNNNNNNNNNNNNNNNNNNNNNNNNNNNNNNNNNNNNNNNNNNNNNNNNNNNNNNNNNNNNNNNNNNNNNNNNNNNNNNNNNNNNNNNNNNNNNNNNNNNNNNNNNNNNNNNNNNNNNNNNNNAGGACTATGGAAAGCGAGGGGAGGACTATGGAAAAGGAGGGGAGTACTATGGAAAGGGTGGAGAGGATTATGGAAAGGGAGGGGATGACTATGGAAAGGGAGAGGAGAACTATGGAAAGGGTGGAGAGGACTATGGAAAGGGAGGGGATGACTATGGAAAGGGTGGCAACAATGCCATCCTTGGTGAAGGAGTTTCATTTATATACAATGCCACAGCGACCAAATTACACGGTGACACCACAATGGCACGCTTCTTCAAGGAAAATGACTTGCATTATGGAACAAAAATGGACCTGCACTTCACTCCAAGTTCCAACCAAGCCACCTTCTTGCCACGCCAAGTTGCAGATTCAATACCCTTTTCATCCAGCAAGGTGAACGATGTCTTCACCAAGTTTTCCATCAAACCCGAGTCAGAGGAGGCTAATGCAGTGAAGAACACTCTTAGNGAATGTGAAGAAACCAGTATCAAGGGTGAGGAAAAGTACTGTGCCACTTCACTTGAGTCCATGGTTGATTTCAGCACTTCCAAGCTTGGAAAAAACCTTGTGGTTTTGTCCACAGAAGTTGAGAAAGAAACGGGGTTGCAGCAATACACCATTGCACCGGGAGTGAAGAAGATTTCAGGAGATAAAGTTGTTGTGTGTCATAAGCAGAATTACCCTTATGCTGTTTTTTACTGCCACAAAACGGAGACCACCAGAACTTACTTTGTACCTTTGAAGGGTGCTAACGGGATCAAAGTTAAAGCTGTGGCAGTGTGCGACATTGACACATCGCAATGGAACCCCAAACATCTGGCCTTTCAAGTGCTCAAGGTTAAACCAGGAACTGCTCCTGTCTGCCAGTTTCTTCCTGAGGATCATGTTGTTTGGGTTCAAAAGTAGATTTGCGTTGAAGTTATTTTATCATCTTCCAGAATAATTGGTTTCAGTAGCATCTGCTACTTGGTCCATGCATGCATGTATTCTACTATGTTGTTTTCTTCATATGCATAATTTTCTCTTGTTTGTTTAGATACTTTAAGTTGCTTATATGTAAGGAACCCGTTATTTTGATAACGCGTTTTAACAATAATTTGACAACTTCACGTATCAGCATTCTATTGggtcgttttaatttttttttaaaaaaaaactgagtGGGAAATTGAATAGGGTTTTTGCATTTTGggattccaaaaatacccttctCTGTTTCATTAGCAACCAACATGCTTGTTGCTCGTTCTCTCTCTTCCTCCTTGttctctctcttcctcctcGTTCTCCCTCTCCGTCGTCCTTCTTCGTGGTGGTTCTCTTATTTTTCGGTGGACGTCTTCTTCGTTGACGGTATTGTGCGAAATGGAGACGACAGGTGAGCTTGGTCCTTCGAAGGTAAATGCgttcttctcttcattttcgtcattgagttttgtttttgggTTATGGGTTTCTcctatttagttttatttgtccTATTTTCGAGTTTGAGATTTTACATTATGGgtattttgttttggtttttgcaGTTGATCGTTCTTCACTCTTTTTTAACCAAATATATTTGTACTATGAACGAACGTTTGATAGAGGAGCAGCGAAAAAGAAGGATGAgcaaagaacataaaaaaaatgcttaaaagaaaatgcaaagaaagtTTTATGTGTGTTCTAGAACAACAAGAAAATGTACTTGAAGAACTTAAAAGGAGGGTTGTTGTCCTGGAGGCAGAGTTGGCTTTCAAGAAAGctagaagaacaaaaaaagaTGATGGTCAACAGAGTGCGCCACGTGTAGAACCATCCATGAATAATGGTTTTTTTTACCCTGGGTGGCATGTCCAACAATCAAGTGGGTGGCATGTCCAACAACCAACCGGGTGGAATGTCCAACAACCGACCTGCTCTGAAGACGTATGTGAGGGTGGGATCACAAAGGCGTTATAAGAGCCAAGCGCTTAGGACACCGTACACCGGAAATGTAGTGCgtagaataaaaaatgagtaaTTGTTGTATTGGGTTTATTATAGACAGTAATAGTTTCTCTGTACGTAGATGAACGAGTGATTGTAATGTAACCTAATTTGTTCAATTTATACAAGATGCATGTTTGGTTCCGTTAagtaatttatttcataattgcAATTTAATTTCCTCCGTTATTGAAATGGTTTATATGTAGATttctttaaaaatgttaaagaatAAGGTGGCCATTTTGAGGTAATTGTAATGTTATTGAAAGAAGAATGAAATAATGTTTGTGAGATGATGAACTTAGTAGAATTGCTGAAGATCATGTTGTACCAGAAAAGTGGTTTGGAAAATGTGCTTTCAAACCCAAAAATTATTGGCATTGTTTCGAAAGCCCAAATAATGGTTTAATCAACTTTATATCATCAATTTGAAAGTGTTTAAGCACTAAGATAGCAAAGAAACACAATGCAGCAAAAAAAAATCAGTAGTTCACTTCCAAATTTAGGCGAAATTGATGATTTATGAAGTGTATTTGCACAGACACGTTTGGACACATAATTTGATGTTTTGATCAACTTTGTATCATCAATTTGAAGGTGTTTAAACACTGAGACAACAAAGAAACACACTGCACTCGAAAACCACTACTGCACTTCcaaatttaaccaaaatttgATGGTTTAAAGGGTGATTCTACATATAGGCTTGCAAATGACCATTTCAACAGTGCACACAAGCTTAAAATGTTCAAATAAACTTGTTCAAATCATCATCGTACATAGAAACAGTTGGATGCAGCAAATGACAGTCGCAGTTGctaattatgcagaaaaatgcACTAAAAACTGCACCAGAATGAAAAATCAGTGGAATCAAGGCTAGATGGCTCATTCAAATGTTTAAGAAAGTCCTAATTGACTAGACCTAGTTGTAGAATATGAGCTAGCAGATTTTTAGACCCTAAAAACAATCATGCTGCAAAAAACACctttgtaatcgtttaccagagGCAAACAATTACACGagttaattttcagttttagaCAACTAATTGAGTTGAAGGAACCACTCTGGGTAACCTGGGTGACCACAGTTCAATTGTAGTGTTTTTTCACACAAGTGCAGTgattttgagttgaatttgttgtttaGGTGTGCTTTTATGCTTGGAGGTCATGTTTGGAGGATCCCATCATGGTGTAAGGGACCACTTTTGATGAGATCAGTCACTTAGGTGAAGTTCTTAGACCAGTGCACCTAAAAACaaccttgtaatcgtttaccagagGCTGGTAAACGATTATGTGAGTTAATTTGGAGTTTTGGACAAATGATTGAGCATAAGGAACCACTTGTGGCAACCTGGGTGACCACAGTTCAATTGCAGTGTTTTTCCACACAAGTGCAGTgattttgagttgaatttgttattTAGGTGTGCTTTTATGCTTGGAGGTCATGTTTAGGGGATCCCATCATGGTGTAGGGGACCACTTTTGATTAGATCAGCCACTTAGGTGAAGTTCTTAGACAAGTGCACCTAAAAAGAACCTTGTAATGGTTTACCAGAggctggtaaacgattacgcgagttaattttcagttttgaaCAACTAATTGAGCTGAAGGAACCACCTGCGGGAACTTGAGTGACCACAGTTCAATTACAGTGtttttgttaccaatgaggagctttggtaaatcttgaagaaattagttttaaagatgctacaagaagttttaCCTAAAGGAAGTATTACAAatgtttaaaagcactttgtagaatataagtgtaataggaaagtcttcaaattttgtaaaacttgtattttgtactgaaataatcgattatgttaagaaataatcgattagcacattttgaaaaacctgtaacggacttgaataatcgattatcacttacaataatcgattgttagtggcagttgggacttgacctttgatattcagagtaGCTGGCTATATATTGGTCTTCTGAAAATTTCATAAACAACGTTATTGAACAGAAGCTCTTGCAAAATACTGTATgttagaggaagttctcaaaagctatagttcaagttcccttgcttggtctcgtgaataggagaagctcgtgtttcatgtgtcgatagtcggagcaagttctcttcgagttagcaaggtgctctgcctggtctcgtgaataggagaagctcacgtatcgtgtgtcgatagttgGAGCGGTTCTCTTAGAGTTGGCAGAATGTTCATTTtctggttcgttcgtcgaaggaaggtttatttttctgttttattcaCTATTTGTTGTAATTgtgaaacatctttttagtggaactgttaatcactgtttacaatgattaacgactggacatagattcttttgaatcaaacaagtataaaattactcgtgtgatttttctactccctgcactcgatatttttcatttgcacttcaattgttcgataaattgACTCttagaaacttattttataaactgaccattttaatactaaaaagtTGACCGAACACGTTTTTcgctactttaagttttattccgaacgataccgattgttcgACCAACAGTTTTTTCACACAAGTGCAGTgattttgagttgaatttgttgtttaGGTGTGCTTTTATGCTTGGAGGTCATGTTTGGGGGATCCCATCGTGGTGTAGGGGACCACTTTTGATGAGATCAGCCACTTGGTGAAGTTCTTAGACCAGTGCACCTAAAAACaaccttgtaatcgtttaccagaggctggtaaacgattacgcgagttaattttcagtttttgacAAGTAATTGAgctgaaggaaccacctgtggtaacctAGGTGACCACAGTTCAATTGTAGTGTTTTTTCACACAAgtgtagtgattttgagttgaatttgttgtttaGGTGTGCTTTTATGCTTGGATGTCATGTTTGGGGGATCCCATCATGGTGTAGGGGACCACTCTTGATGAGATCAGCCACTTAGGTGAAGTTCTTAACCAGTGCACCAAAAAACAACCTTGTGATCGTTTACCAGAGGCTGGTAAACAATTACGCGAGTGAATTTTCAGTTTTGGACAACTAATTGAACATAAGGAACCATATGTGGTAACCTGGGTGACCACAATTCAATTGCAGTGTTTTTTCACACAAGTCCAGTGCTTTTaagttgaatttgttgtttaGGTGTGCTTTTATGCTTGAAGGTCATGTTTCAGGGATCCCATCATGGTGTAGGGGACCACTTTTGATGAGATCAGCCACTTAGGTGAAGTTCTTAGACCGGTGCACCAAAAAACAACCTTGTGATCATTTATAAGAGGCTGACAAACGATTACGCGAGTGAATTTTGAGTTTTGGACAACTAATTGAACATAAGGAACCATCTGTGGTAACCTGGGTGACCACAGTTCAATTGTAGTGTTTTTTCACACAAGTCCAGTGCTTTTaagttgaatttgttttagATGTGCTTTTATGCTTGGAGGTCATGTTTTAGGGATCCCATCATGGTGTAGGGGACCACTTTTGATGAGATCAGCCACTTAGGTGAAGTTCTTAGACCGGTACACCCAAAAAGAACCTTGTAATTGTTTACCGGAggctggtaaacgattacgcgagttaattttctgttttagaCAACTAATTGAGCTtaaggaaccacctgtggtaacctTGGTGACCACAGTTCAATTACAGTGTTTTTTCACACAAGTGCAGTGGttttgagttgaatttgttgtttaagtgtcCGTTATATACGCGATTATCTGactatttaacatatttatattttgactattaaaaataatataatgcataaaagttccaaatttaaaaagagTTCAATTTGAGTAGAATTTGAGTTCAATAAAAGTTGCATAAAAGTAGAATTTGAGTATTAAAAAGAGTACAATGTTGAAGTACCAGGGCAGTAATGCATAAAAGTTCCTAATCAAAGTAAATACATGTAAGCAACAAATTCTAACTACGAGATTCATTGTCTAAGGGTGTGAGGGAGTGTTGCAGTTGCTCCTCAATGTTCCAAACTTGTGATTCCAAGGCGTCAAATCTTGTACCAACGAAGGTCTGGAGTTGTTCAATACGTTTAATGAGATCATCTAATGTTGTAGAAGAACTTTGTTGTTGACTATCATGACCAGCCCACCGACATACCATCACCTTCAATAATTCTAAATTAACCTCCAAAGGGCTAAGTACATGCAAACACCACCTAAATGGTGTCATCCTAATGCGATGTACATGAACGTCTCTGAGTAAGCAATTCATTTGAACAATGATTGATGAATCCATGGAGATTTGAAGCCAccataaacaacaataaaaaaacattgttattatttaacaatgcgagaataaaaaatatactaacaaaaaaactcaaaacttcatcttactTTTGGGTTTTGCGCTGCCATTGAACCTGCACTTATAttataaaccaaaaacaatGGTGGAGAGAAGACGGTTAGGGTTAACAAAACACGAAAACAAACAATGTTCCAAAATAAAGGTAGTGTTCGCCAGCTTTTACTTACCAAAACAAGAGAGAAAGACGTCAATGAAGAGAAAGGGCACAACACGAGAGAGAGGTAAGCAATAGATAGAGACGACGACAAGCGAGAGAGGAGACCAAGCGAGACGAGTGTTTGGGAGAGATGAAAACACGAAACTGAATGAAGGATGAAACGTGAAAGCGCGAAAaccaaatttcatattttcaggTTTTCAAAATTTCCCTCGCCATAGAATTTCagcatttgtttttcttaaaaatcaacCAACAGACACACGTCACGTGACATTGTCAAATAGTTGGCAAAAAAACATTGTTAAACAAATGTTTTCGTAAATGTAAACTATGATGATGTGTGTTTTAGTTTGAGTGAAATAATAAGGACCTCTCGAACGTTTCAtttgagttaaataaaaaaagtctctacaactttttttattattagttctcttattaatatattttacatttttatttaatcttttaaatttatattattcaagttgttttattcatttatgttattaatttattttcctttaattacttgtttaaccatttaatttaaatttagtatttgattttttttattttatcttttatttgataattgcatcatgattttattttattatatttaatctcagtttctcatatttaattatacattacTCTTAtactaaagaatttttttattttatcttttatttgataattgCACATTGTCATACTACCAAGTTGTGTCTAAAAAGTTTATGTAAGAATGGTTAAAGTCAAACATGcaacaaaacaatatattatcAAGACACAAATGTTGATGAAGTTTGAGATGAGTGATCTTGGGAAGCTCAACTACTTTCTTGGGATAGAATTCACTGAGACTAAGTGTGGAATAGTGATGCATCAGTCCAGATGTGTGTTAAATCTGCTAAAGAAGTTTGAGATGGCAGATTGTAATGCAGCCAATACCCCAGCAAAAGTAGGGCTGAGGCTTGAAAGAGAACCAGAGGAGGAAGTTGTTGATCCAACAACTTACGGAAGAATGGTGGGAAGTTTGAGGTATCTTTGCAATACCAGACCTGACATTAGTTATAGTGTTGGGGTGATCAGCAAATATATTGAATGCCTGAGGATTTCACATCAAAACGCTGTGAAAAGGATACTGAGATACCTGAAGGGTACTCATTCTTTTGGTATACTCCTGGAGAAGGGAAATGGTGGAGAAGAAGTGAAAATTACTTCTTACTCAGATGCTGACTGGTGCGGAGATAAGTCTGATAGAAAAAGCACAGCTGGATATATGTTCTTTTTGGGTGGATCTCCTATTTCCTGGAGTTCGAAAAAGGAGTCTGTAGTAGCTTTGTCATCATGTGAAGCAGAGTATATAGCTGCTTGTTAGGCAACCTATCAAGCAACTTGGCTGGGATTTTTGCTTGAAGGTTTGAAGATCGAATTAGCTAGAAGAGTGAAGCTATTTGTTGATAACAAGTCTGCTATAGACTTGGCTAAACACCCTGCATACCACGGTAGAAGCAAACACAATGAGACCAGGTTCCACTATATCAGGGAACAGGTCAGCAATGGAAGATTGGAGGTGGTACACTGTAGATCCGAGGATCAATTAGCAGATATACTCACCAAGGCTATTAAAGGTGAACATTTTCTGGCACTCAGAAAACAGATTGGGATGGTTCGAGTGGAGATTGGCGAAATTTCTGTAGATCGAACCAAAGGAAGGGcaaaaacctagggtttttgCCGGAACGAGTGAGATTGGGCCGGAACAGTGCAGATCGGCCAAGAAGAAGAGTTTTTCTCCGATTTAATCAGTGAAAAATTGTTGTAAGCTTAAAAAGGAGGTGTTTTTACCGATTCAATCGGTGGAAAAGGAGTTTTTTCAGAAAGTTTGTGTTTGTGTAGTGTTTTGTTTAGGAGGAGTGTTGAgattaaacaaaacattttcaGTTTTTCAGTTACAAGTTCAGATCACGTATAAATACTGTTGTAAATCATACTATTGTGTTAAT
This DNA window, taken from Vigna radiata var. radiata cultivar VC1973A chromosome 5, Vradiata_ver6, whole genome shotgun sequence, encodes the following:
- the LOC106760384 gene encoding BURP domain protein RD22-like, with translation MENLLLPIFALLTFAVVVTHGGLPPELYWKSVLPNTRIPKAVTDSLDHDWVNYGSGGVNYGKGGENYRKEGEYYGKGEEDYGKGGEDYGKGGEDYGKEGDDYGKGGEDYGKGGDDYGKEGDDYGKGGEDYGKGGEDYGKGGEDYGKGEDYGKGGEYYGKGGEDYGKGGDDYGKGEENYGKGGEDYGKGGDDYGKGGNNAILGEGVSFIYNATATKLHGDTTMARFFKENDLHYGTKMDLHFTPSSNQATFLPRQVADSIPFSSSKVNDVFTKFSIKPESEEANAVKNTLXECEETSIKGEEKYCATSLESMVDFSTSKLGKNLVVLSTEVEKETGLQQYTIAPGVKKISGDKVVVCHKQNYPYAVFYCHKTETTRTYFVPLKGANGIKVKAVAVCDIDTSQWNPKHLAFQVLKVKPGTAPVCQFLPEDHVVWVQK